The Paramicrobacterium fandaimingii DNA segment CACGGCCGTCGCCATGACGGCGCTCCAGTTGGAGACCTGCGTGCCGAGGTATTGGTAGATGCCGAGCGTGACCGGGCGGATGTCTTCTGTCGTCGTGAGCGTGAGGGCGAACAAGAAGTCGCTCCACGAGAAGAGAAACGCGAAAAGCCCTGCCGTGATGAGCGAATTCTTCGCGATCGGCAGCACGATCGACACAAACGCCCTCACCTGGCCCGCGCCATCGACGCGCGCTGCTTCGACGATCGAGGGCGGCACCCCCAGCATGAACGCGCGAAGAATCAGAATGGCAAATGGAATTGCCTGCGTGGCGTCGGCAAGAATGAGGCCAGCATACGAGTTGAGCAGACCAATATCGTTGTACGCAGCGTAGAGCGCATTGGCGATCACAATTCCCGGAATCATCTGCGAAATGAGAATCGCGAGAAGCGCAACATTGATCCAGCGGTAGCGAAACTGCGCAAGCGCATACGCCGCCGGCGCGGCGATCGCCAGACTCAGCACGACAGTGCCGAGCGAGACGATGAGGCTCGTCACAAGGTTTCCGCCCTGGTCGGCAATCGCCTTCTCGTAGCCGGCGAAGCTGGGGTTGAGGGGAAAGAAATCGGCCGTGAGCGTGTTGCCCGAGGGCTGCAGCGACGCGTTGATCATCCAGTAGACGGGAAACAGCATGATCGCGAGAAACACCACACCGAGCACGGTGTAGCTGACAGAACGCGTCGAACGGGCGCGAGCACGGCGGGCGGCCGCCGCATCGACGGTGAGAAGAACTGTTGTCATGACGGCGCCCCTTACTCGTCAACCGCGCGGCGATTTGCCCGCAGGTAGATCACGGCGAACACGAGCGAGATCACAATGAGGATGTTGCTGAAGGCCGCACCCACCCCGAACTCGAAGTTCACGAACGACTCCTGATACGAACGAATCGCCAGCGTCTGCGTTGCATTCGCCGGGCCGCCATTCGTCATACCGAGAATGATGTCGAGAACCTTGAGAGTGTAGACGACGCCGAGCACCAGAACGACGCTCACGACTGGGCGCAGGTTTGGCACGGTGATGTGCCAGAACGCCTTCCATCCCGTCGCCCCGTCCAGCGCTCCGGCTTCGTAGAGCTCGCCGGGAATGTCCTGCAGCCCGCCATAGAGAATCGTGAGGTTAAACGGGATGCCGATCCAGATGTTCACGATGATCACAGCGGTCAGCGCGACAGACGGGCTTGTCAGCCAAGGAACGGCATCAAGCCCGACGCCGGTGAGAAATTGATTCAGGATGCCGCTGTCTTTGTCCATGATTGAGCGCCATGTGGCGCTGGCGACGATGAGCGGAAGCAGCCACGGCAGCAGGAGCATTGCCCGCAAGAACCCACTGAGCGGAAACCGTCGCTTAAAGAAGACGGCCAGCGCAAGGCCGATGGTGAACTGGCCGGCGATCGACCCGATGGTGAACAGTGCGGTGTTGGTCATCGACGGCCAGAAGAGATTGCTGTCAACGACGGTGAGGTAGTTCTCGATTCCGACAAACGGCGCCTCGCCCGTGAAGAAGGTCTTCGTCGTGTACTCCTGCAGGCTCATGAGGAGGTTCTTCACCACGGGGTAGCCGAAGAAGAGCACGATGTAGATCGCCGCGGGCACGATGAACATCGCCTTGACGATGTTGTCTTTCGTGAACCTGCGGCGACGGCGCGGGGCAACCGGGGCCGCGCGCGTGGCATCCGCCTCTGACTCATGTGCCGCCTGCCGCGACTCGCGTGTCACTGGTGTCATCATCGACCCTTTCGAGATGCCCCGCCCCGGTGGGCGGGGCATCCGTTCGGTGAATGTCTGGGGGCGGATCGCGCTAGCCCTCGGATGCCTGTGAGAAGGCTTCGTCGACCGGAGCCTTGCCTGTGATGGCGAGCTGAATGGCGTTGTAGATCACCGTCGCCGCCTCGGGCCAGTCTTCGCCGAGCTTCCCGGTACGCGACCGTGCGTTGGCAACCTGTTCGGTGAATGACTTCATCTCGGGCATCTTCTCGACGAACTCCTCTGAGAGAGCCGTGCGCGTCGGCACCAGGTAGCGAGACTCGGCGAGGGCCAGCTGGTTGTCGTCGCTCGAGATGCACTCGACGAACTCGGCGGCTTTTGCCTGCTTGTCTCTATCGCCCGTCTCAGGCACCGTCCACACTTCGCCACCCAGCGGGGCAACGGGAGTCTGACCGACCTCGTTCACGGGAACCTGCACCGAATCCCAGTTGATATCCGTCTCGTTCAGCGCGGGAATCTGCCACGGGCCGTTCACCATCATCGCCGCCTTGCCCGCCGCGAACTGGTCTTTCACATCGGCCTGCGACCAGTTGAGAACGCTGTTCGATGCCGAGCCGTCGTCGACGAGGTCGACCCACAGCTGCAGCGCCTCCTGCACCTCAGGCGTGTCGAGGTCTGTCTCGTCTCCGCCGTTCGTCCACATAAAGGGCAGGAACTGCCAGGCTCCCTCGTATGTGGCGATCGCCGAGAACGCGATTCCGTACTGGTCGCCGTCGGTCAGTGCTGCCGCGGCATCCTTCAGCTCGGCCCAGGTTTCGGGCGGATCGATGCCGGCCTCCTCGAGAAGGTCGACGTTGTAGAACAGCCCGAGCGTGTTGACGGCAGGAGCGAGCCCGTAGAGCTCGCCCTCGTACGTTGCAGCCTCGATGATTCCGTCGGCGAACCCCTCGGTGTCGACGTCGTAGTTACTCAGAGGCGAGAGCCCGCCCGTCGCGGCGATTTCTTGCACATCGGGGTTGTCGAGCATGAGCACGTCGGGAAGCGTCTTCGACGATGAGCGCTGCAGAACCTTCTGAATGAGGTCCTTTCCCGGAACCGACTCGCGGTCGATAGTGACCCCGAGGTCGGCAGCGCAGGTGTCGAGCGTCTCTTGCACGAGGGTCTTGTCTGGTTCGTTGTTGTAGTAATCGAGAATCGTCAGGGTGTCTGGATCACCCGAGCTGCCCGACGATCCGCCGCTGCATCCGCTGAGCGCGATCGGCACGACCGCGGCGGCTGCCAGAACGGTGAGATACCGGCGATGACGCATTGTTGGCTCCTTTGCCTAAAGTAAAGCGCTTAACTCTTCGTCCGTAACCGAGTATCAGTCGACAGATCGACTCTGTCAAGAAAATAGTTAAGCGTTTATCTGGTTGTTATGCTCGGCGTATCGACACGCGTGAAAGACTGCAAGCGTTCACACAAAGAAAGGGCGAGCCCGTGGCCACAATGCACGATGTTGCGCAGCGCGCGGGCGTCTCAATTGCCACCGTTTCGTTCGTCGTCAACGATTCGAAGCCTGTCGCCCCGGCAACACGCGCCCGCGTCGAGACGGCGATGAAAGACCTCGGGTACCACCGCAACTCGGTCGGCCGCGCTCTCGCACGGGGCAGAACATACATCATCGCTCTGCTCTATCCCGCCCTGCAGCACAGCTTCAGCAGAACAGCGGTGCGCTTCTTCACGAGCGCCGCCGCGCAAGCACGCGCACGCGGTTACAACCTCGTGCTCTGGCCCATCAGCAACGAGGCAGAGCAGGTCACCGAGCTCACGTCGACGGGACTCGTCGACGGCGTGCTACTCATGGAGGTGCAGCTCGATGATTCCCGCGTCGGTGAGTTGGAGCGAGGCACGACGCCCTTCGCGCTCATCGGCCGCACACAAGACACATCGGGCATCGCGTTCGTCGACATCGACTTCGAATCGACGATCGAATCGGCAATCGACCACCTCATGAAGCTCGGCCACACAAACTTGGCGCTCGTCGACGGCGGCTACGGCAGTGACGCCCTGAGCGGCTACGGCCCCGTTGCACGCTCGCGATCCACGTTCGGCGACGTGACGACACAGCGCGGGCTGAGCGGCGTGATGCTCACGTGCGACGAGAATCCAGACGCCGGTCGCGAACTCGCGGCATCCTTTTCTGAAACGCATCCAGACACGACGGCGGTGCTCGTGATGAACGAGCTTGCCGCACCGGGTTTTGTCGCCGGCATGAAGCACTCCGGTACCCGCATTCCCGACGACGTATCGATCATCTCCGTCGGATCGTCGGCTGACATGGCATCAATGGCCGACCCGCAGCTGACGCTCATGACGTCGCCGTCAGTCGAACTGGGCAGCTCGGGAGTCGATGCCGTGATCGACCGCATCGAGAATCCAGAGAACCCGCTGCCCCAGTCGCTGATTCCCTGCACCTTCACCGCGGGCAGATCGGTGGCGCGCGTTCGCGGCTCGTCATGACAGCTGCCGAAGCATGAGCAGTCGGGCGGCCGGTTCGTCGGGAAGCGTGACGGTCAGCACACCCGAGGCACCGTTCCACTCCGTCTGCGTTGGCAGCGCCGTCGGGTACAGGCACGACACCTTGATCGCCGATCCTGTGAATTCTTGCAGCGGAATCTCGACGCTCGTCGGGCCGCTTCGCCTCCACACCGAGAGGTAGGTGCGGTTGGCTGCCGTGAGGCCAAGCGACAGAACGTCGTCGTGCCAGCCGGGCAGACCGTGCGGCCAGAACGGTGCTGAGACCGCAAGATCGGCGCGTATTTCCGTGTAGACCGCGATCGCCTCGCGCACCTGCTCCGCCTGCTGCCGGTCGAGCAGGTCGAGGCGCCCTCCGAGGTGCACACGCCCGAGCAGGCTGTTGACCATCGAGAAGGCGAGTCGCTCGCTGCCCCAGTCGGCGTTTGGATACGCCCAGACGGCACCTTGCTCTGGCGTCACGGCGGTCGGTGCCGACGCGGCGATGGGCGCGTAGTGAAGCGGGTCTTGGTTGTCGCTCGTCGACTGAACCGGATGCAGCGCAAGCGACGCGTAGTCCATGCGCTGCCCTCCGCTCGCGCAGTTCTCAATCACAAGGGTCGGATGCCGATCGAACAGACTCGAGACCCATTCAAGGTAGGCGCGCCCATGTTCGAGCTGACCATCGCCCGGGCTGCTGCCCAACACATCGGTGCCCTGCGTCACATCCACGTTGTAATCAAACTTCAGATAGCCGACGCCGTAATCGGTGATGAGTCGCTCGACGACCCCGTTCAACCGGTCGATCACGGCGGGGTGGCGAAAGTCGAGTTGGTAGCGACCCGCCTCGATAACGCGAACTCCGTCGCGCTGAAAGAACGCCTCGTGTGGCAGCTCATCTGCCGCCGCGCTTCGCACGCCGATCGATTCGGGTTCGAGCCAGAGCCCGGCAATCATGCCCGCCGCGCGAATACGCTCAGTCACCTCAGCGAGCCCTCCGGGGAAGCGCCATGGGGCCTCCCGCCATTCGCCCACGGCGTCCCACCAGGCACGATCATCGGCGTGCCATCCCGCGTCGATGCAGAAGTACTCGGCGCCCGCAGCCGCCGCCGCGTCGATGAGCGGACGCAGCTTCTCGGTTGTCGGGTCGCCCATGAGCGCATTCATGAAGTCGTTGAAGATCACCGGGAGCCGCTCATTGTCCGGGTGCGGCCGACGAATGCGCCGCCGATACGCGTTCATGGCGGCAAACGCCGCGTCGTCTCCGCGCGCGACGGCGACGGCAGCGGCAACCCCGCGACATCGCTCGCCCGGCGCAAGCCGACGCGTCCACGCGTGCGCCTGGTCGGTCGGCCCCGTTCCCACGACGTAGAGCGCGCCTTCCCAGTCGCCGATCTCCCACCGCCAGCCGCCGTTGTTCTCGATCTGCCAGAGCGTCGAGCGAGAACCGTCGTTAGCGCTCAGCATTCCGAGCGGAAGGTGGCCGCCACTCGACCAGCTTCCTCGGCCCGTCAGCGAGAACGACGCGCGCGAGCCCGCATACCTCCACTGGGCGAGGCCGACATCGTCGAGACCCAGGTCGCCGGGAGGGCTGTGCTGCCAGGATGCCTCGCGAAACCAGCTGTTGTCGGCGAACGCGACTCTCTGATCGTTCCACCACGCACTGCCAGGAGCGGTGAGCCCTCCCAGCGCAAACGACGAGAGCAGCTGCACGTCGGCGGGGGCGTCACCGTCGTTGATCACGTCGGTCTGCCACCGTGCCACCGCGATGTCGCGCCAGCTGCGAAGCCGCGTCACAACGGTGAGCGAGCTGCCGGGGTCACGCATGGTCACCTCGAGCGTGCTGCTGTCACCCTCCGTCATCTCGTCGTGCGACACGTAGCGCATCCGTCGGCTCAGTGCGCTGCCCATCAGCCGCTCCGAGGAGGCGATGGCGTTCCCCTCCCCCGCAACGCGCACTTCGGCGAGGGGAAGACCGGCGGAACCCGCAGTCCATCCCGGCTCCCCCGGGGCACCGATGTACGCCACCCGCGGCGGCGTCGCTTCGCAATCGATGACAACCTCAAGGCTCCCTGGCCTCCAGGTGATGAGACCGGTCATGCGCGCTCCCCTTCGCCGTTGTGCGCAGCGCGATTGCGCGCGTCGATGTCTTCTGAAACACGATTCGTGACGGGAAAGTAGACGGTGTACGTCTCATCGCGCACCAGGTACAGCGGCGCGAACCGAATCGCCTCTTGTTGCCCGATACTGCGAAAGCCGGGCAGCCACTGTGCCCACTGCCGTTCATTGTCTGGTGCAAGAATCGTCGTCGGGTCATTGGGATTGCCGTGAAGGCGAAGCTCTCGATCCGTCAGGCCAGCAAGCACGACCGGGCCATGCACAAATGCAACGGTCTCGGGCTCATCCGGTATCGGCTCACTCTGAAGCGAGCACGGGAGAGACACTCGAACCCGTGTGCGCCCACTCAGGTGACTTAATGTGGCGAATCCGTCGGCAATACATACTTCTGATTCACCGCCGTCGACATCGAATGACGGCTCCCCCTGCACCCAGCCGGGAATGCGCAGACGCACAGGAACTACCGCTGCAGCATCCGATTCGATTGTGATGTCGAATTGCCATGATTCTGGGCGGTGCCGAGACCCCGACCGTCCCGCGTTGGCTTCCGGGCCGACTCTGTCTGCAGTCTCGCTCCGCTCGATGCGGACAACGACGTGCCTCCCGTCGAGCTCAAGCGTGAGGGTCGACGGAATGTACTGCGCGACGATGAGCGTTCCCTCGTCGAGATACGCGATGGATGCCTGGTGCCGGGTGTGCGCCTGCACCAGTGTTCCGTGGCAGCACCAGAAATCCTCGGTCGGCGTTCCCCAGAGCTTGCGTGCGCCCGACTCGAGCGGCAGGAAGTACGACACCATTCCTGTCGCATTATTCTGTTGTGCGAGTATGCCGTTGTAGAGATTCCGTTCGATGTAGTCGAGGTAGTCGCGCTCTCCTGTCCAGCGAAACAGAACATCGGCCAGACGAATCATGTTGTAGACAGTGCAGAGCTCTTGGTTCTTGTCTCCTCGTCGCGCAGCGAACTCAAACGGCGGCGTCCAGATTTCACCCGCTGTCTGGCCTCCCGTGCAGTAGGTGCCTCGCGTTGTCACTGCCATCTCCCAGTACGACGTGACGATATCTGCCCATCGCTGTTCGCCCGTCACCTCGTAGGCTCGAGCGGCGCCCAGCACCTCGGGGATCGTCGTGTTCGCGTGCTTGTTGGTCAGCACATCAGCGCCAGCGATCAGCGGGTCGAACAAGCGGCGCCGGTCATAGCGGTTCAGCAGCCGGCGATACATCTCGTCGCCTGTGAGCGAGAGCAGGTCAGCCCAGATTTCGAGCATTCCGCCGGTCTCAACGTCGAGAATCTCGTCGAATGTCTCGTCATCGAATGACGCGGCCCACCGATCAAACCATGTTGCAGCTCGATGGGCTACGGCGAGCGCACGAGAGTCACCGCATTCCCTCGCCACGTCGACAAGGCCCATCAGCGTCTTGTGCACGTTGTACTGCGGGGCCCACACGGCGCGGCCTTGTGCAAGCCGATGCATGAACGACTGAGGGATGCCGAACACCCACTCACCGCCGTTCTCACGTTGGCAGCGTTCGAGCTCCGCGACGATGGAGCTCACCCGCGCGGCCAGCAGTGCATCTCCCGTCGCGGCCACCTCCCGTGCCGCAGCCGACATCCAGTGTCCGAGAAAATGACCCCGCAGCTCTCCCGATGGCGATTCCCACCCCCAGTGTCGACCGACGCCTCTGTCGGTGGGGTCCTCAGAGCTCGGTTTGAACTGCCAGAGGCGATTCGATATCCCCGCTTCGATGTAGTGGTTCTGAAGCAGGTTGTCGTCGGTCAGCGAGAGAAGATATTCGCGATTCAGGCGGCGACGTCGCTCGAACTCACCCGGACGCAGGGCAACGGCCGACAGCGGAAGGTTCGTGATCATGCGCGGTGCCGTACTCGGTGGAGGTCGACGATGACGGGGTTCTCGCTAACAGCGATGAGCAGCTCGTTCGTGCCTGATCCGGCAAAGAGGAAGGATGACCCTGCCGTCAGACGTAACGAGCCATCTGGGCGAAGCCATTCCGCGTCAGTGCGCCGCCGCACGTGAACGCGAGCCCCGCTTTCGTTCCACTCGAGGCGGTCAACGATGATGCCGCCGCGTGCGGTGAGCCCCGTTATCACACCCTGCTCGCTCCACTCGTCGGGCAGAGCGGGGAACACCCTGAGCGATTCACGATCAGAGGAGACGAGCATCGCCGAGACGAGCGCGGGCAGTCCACCGCTGGGATCGAGGTTGAAGATCCGACCGGCATCGTGCGTCGTGGTGAGCGCCGGCGTCCAGTGCTCGAGAGAAAGCCACTCAACGCAGGTGAGCGCCGACTCCGCATCGCCGAGCGTCGCGGCGGCGAGGCTCAGCTGCACAAGGCCGAACGCCATCTCCATGCGCCCTGGAGGCGCCGCCTGGTCTTCTGCGCGCCACGCAATCTTTCGCCGGATCGTCGTGGCCGCCGCGTTTCTCAGCGCTCGCGCCGACTC contains these protein-coding regions:
- a CDS encoding carbohydrate ABC transporter permease; its protein translation is MTTVLLTVDAAAARRARARSTRSVSYTVLGVVFLAIMLFPVYWMINASLQPSGNTLTADFFPLNPSFAGYEKAIADQGGNLVTSLIVSLGTVVLSLAIAAPAAYALAQFRYRWINVALLAILISQMIPGIVIANALYAAYNDIGLLNSYAGLILADATQAIPFAILILRAFMLGVPPSIVEAARVDGAGQVRAFVSIVLPIAKNSLITAGLFAFLFSWSDFLFALTLTTTEDIRPVTLGIYQYLGTQVSNWSAVMATAVLSSIPAIVLLVLAQKFIAAGATGGALK
- a CDS encoding carbohydrate ABC transporter permease, which codes for MTPVTRESRQAAHESEADATRAAPVAPRRRRRFTKDNIVKAMFIVPAAIYIVLFFGYPVVKNLLMSLQEYTTKTFFTGEAPFVGIENYLTVVDSNLFWPSMTNTALFTIGSIAGQFTIGLALAVFFKRRFPLSGFLRAMLLLPWLLPLIVASATWRSIMDKDSGILNQFLTGVGLDAVPWLTSPSVALTAVIIVNIWIGIPFNLTILYGGLQDIPGELYEAGALDGATGWKAFWHITVPNLRPVVSVVLVLGVVYTLKVLDIILGMTNGGPANATQTLAIRSYQESFVNFEFGVGAAFSNILIVISLVFAVIYLRANRRAVDE
- a CDS encoding sugar ABC transporter substrate-binding protein, which translates into the protein MRHRRYLTVLAAAAVVPIALSGCSGGSSGSSGDPDTLTILDYYNNEPDKTLVQETLDTCAADLGVTIDRESVPGKDLIQKVLQRSSSKTLPDVLMLDNPDVQEIAATGGLSPLSNYDVDTEGFADGIIEAATYEGELYGLAPAVNTLGLFYNVDLLEEAGIDPPETWAELKDAAAALTDGDQYGIAFSAIATYEGAWQFLPFMWTNGGDETDLDTPEVQEALQLWVDLVDDGSASNSVLNWSQADVKDQFAAGKAAMMVNGPWQIPALNETDINWDSVQVPVNEVGQTPVAPLGGEVWTVPETGDRDKQAKAAEFVECISSDDNQLALAESRYLVPTRTALSEEFVEKMPEMKSFTEQVANARSRTGKLGEDWPEAATVIYNAIQLAITGKAPVDEAFSQASEG
- a CDS encoding LacI family DNA-binding transcriptional regulator; this translates as MHDVAQRAGVSIATVSFVVNDSKPVAPATRARVETAMKDLGYHRNSVGRALARGRTYIIALLYPALQHSFSRTAVRFFTSAAAQARARGYNLVLWPISNEAEQVTELTSTGLVDGVLLMEVQLDDSRVGELERGTTPFALIGRTQDTSGIAFVDIDFESTIESAIDHLMKLGHTNLALVDGGYGSDALSGYGPVARSRSTFGDVTTQRGLSGVMLTCDENPDAGRELAASFSETHPDTTAVLVMNELAAPGFVAGMKHSGTRIPDDVSIISVGSSADMASMADPQLTLMTSPSVELGSSGVDAVIDRIENPENPLPQSLIPCTFTAGRSVARVRGSS
- a CDS encoding alpha-galactosidase yields the protein MTGLITWRPGSLEVVIDCEATPPRVAYIGAPGEPGWTAGSAGLPLAEVRVAGEGNAIASSERLMGSALSRRMRYVSHDEMTEGDSSTLEVTMRDPGSSLTVVTRLRSWRDIAVARWQTDVINDGDAPADVQLLSSFALGGLTAPGSAWWNDQRVAFADNSWFREASWQHSPPGDLGLDDVGLAQWRYAGSRASFSLTGRGSWSSGGHLPLGMLSANDGSRSTLWQIENNGGWRWEIGDWEGALYVVGTGPTDQAHAWTRRLAPGERCRGVAAAVAVARGDDAAFAAMNAYRRRIRRPHPDNERLPVIFNDFMNALMGDPTTEKLRPLIDAAAAAGAEYFCIDAGWHADDRAWWDAVGEWREAPWRFPGGLAEVTERIRAAGMIAGLWLEPESIGVRSAAADELPHEAFFQRDGVRVIEAGRYQLDFRHPAVIDRLNGVVERLITDYGVGYLKFDYNVDVTQGTDVLGSSPGDGQLEHGRAYLEWVSSLFDRHPTLVIENCASGGQRMDYASLALHPVQSTSDNQDPLHYAPIAASAPTAVTPEQGAVWAYPNADWGSERLAFSMVNSLLGRVHLGGRLDLLDRQQAEQVREAIAVYTEIRADLAVSAPFWPHGLPGWHDDVLSLGLTAANRTYLSVWRRSGPTSVEIPLQEFTGSAIKVSCLYPTALPTQTEWNGASGVLTVTLPDEPAARLLMLRQLS
- a CDS encoding beta-L-arabinofuranosidase domain-containing protein — its product is MITNLPLSAVALRPGEFERRRRLNREYLLSLTDDNLLQNHYIEAGISNRLWQFKPSSEDPTDRGVGRHWGWESPSGELRGHFLGHWMSAAAREVAATGDALLAARVSSIVAELERCQRENGGEWVFGIPQSFMHRLAQGRAVWAPQYNVHKTLMGLVDVARECGDSRALAVAHRAATWFDRWAASFDDETFDEILDVETGGMLEIWADLLSLTGDEMYRRLLNRYDRRRLFDPLIAGADVLTNKHANTTIPEVLGAARAYEVTGEQRWADIVTSYWEMAVTTRGTYCTGGQTAGEIWTPPFEFAARRGDKNQELCTVYNMIRLADVLFRWTGERDYLDYIERNLYNGILAQQNNATGMVSYFLPLESGARKLWGTPTEDFWCCHGTLVQAHTRHQASIAYLDEGTLIVAQYIPSTLTLELDGRHVVVRIERSETADRVGPEANAGRSGSRHRPESWQFDITIESDAAAVVPVRLRIPGWVQGEPSFDVDGGESEVCIADGFATLSHLSGRTRVRVSLPCSLQSEPIPDEPETVAFVHGPVVLAGLTDRELRLHGNPNDPTTILAPDNERQWAQWLPGFRSIGQQEAIRFAPLYLVRDETYTVYFPVTNRVSEDIDARNRAAHNGEGERA